Sequence from the Streptosporangium brasiliense genome:
CGGCTGGGCGGGATCGGCCGGCTCGCGCGGCAGCCGGAACCACAGCACGTCCATCGGCGCGCCGTGCTCCACCGGGACGAGCCCGGCGGCCCGGCGCACGTCGGAGTGGCGGCCGTCGGCGGCCACGGTGAGCGCCGCGCGCAGCTCGTGCTCACCGCCGGCGTCGCGGTAGCGGACCCCGCGCACCGCGTTTCCCTCGCGGATCACGCCGACCACCTCGGCGTTCATGACGAGGCGGAAGGTGGGATACCGCTTGGCGGCGCCGGTCACCAGGTTGAGGAAGTCCCACTGCGGCACGAACGCGATGTAGTTGTATCTGCCCGGGAGCCTGGACAGGTCGGCGATCGGCACCGTGGCCTCGTCGGTCTGCAGGGACATGGTGTGCGCCTTGCGGTGGGGCAGCCGGCCGAACTCCCCGGCCAGGCCCAGCTCGTCGAGGACCTGCAGGGTCGAGGGGTGGATGGTGTCCCCCCTGAAGTCGCGCAGGAAGTCGCCGTGTTTCTCCAGCAGCGTCACCTGGACGCCGGACCGTGCCAGCAGCAGGGCGAGCACGGCTCCCGCCGGGCCGCCCCCGGCGATCACGCATGTGTTCTCATCCATAATTCATCACCCAATGAAATACTGGCACAGAGTTCTCGAAGAGAACAGGTTTTCCGGCAATCCGTTCCCTGCCCCGTGTCGAATAGGCGGGTGTGAGGACAGAACGTGAGCCCTCGGGAGCACCGGCCCCCGGCGGGGACCCGGCCTGGAGGACCTCCTCGCCCAGGTGGCGCTGGGGCACGAGCGGGCCTTCGACCGGGTCTACGACCTGCTGGTCTCCCGGATGTCCGGGAGGTCGCCTACGACCAGGTCTCCGAGGTGGTCACCACCCGCCTGGAGGGGGAGCGGGTGCGCCGGAGCGGAGGCGTCGCCCGTACGGCAGGGACGCCGTCCGTCCGGTGGGTGACGCGGTGCCGGCCCGTACGGCGAGGCACGCCGTCCGTATCGGACACTCATGCCGGCAGGCTGCAGGGCGCGGGCAGGGCCTGGAGGTTGCCGCCGTAGTCACCCGGTGCCGAGCCGTCCCTGATCGCCAGATCTCAGGTGGAGTCGCGCTCGACCAGGGCATGGGTCCACAGGGCGAGGCGGGGCTGCCTGGTCACCCCCTCCTTGACGACCTCGTCCAGGGTCTGGGCGAGCAGGGCCGGAGCGTCGGTGACGTTGAGGCGGACGGTGGTCAGCCGGGGCCGCAGCAGCTTCGCCAACGGCAGATCGTCGCAGCCCACGACCGCCACGTTGCCGGGAACAGCGAACCCGTTGTCGGCGAGCACCGCCATCAGCAGCATGGCGTAGTCGTCGTTGTAGGCGAACACGCCGTGCTTGGTCCGGCCTTCTCCGCTGATGCCCGCGGCCCGCCACGCATCCAGCCGCGCGGCGGTCGCGGTCTCGGAGAAGGCCAGATCCACCTGGGTGTACGGCACGCCGTGGGCGGCGGCCACCCGCTGCACGCCGACCGCCCGGAGCAGACCCATGTCGCGCAGGCCGTCCTCGGTCGGGATGATCGCGGTGAGGGTGCGACTGCCGCGTGCGAGGAGGTGTTCGGCGGCCGTGGCCCCGATTTCCTCGTGGTCCATGGTCACGGTGGAGACGATCTCGGAGGACCAGCCCACGGCGCCGATGCCGATCACCGCTCTGATCCCCGCCGAGTGCAGTACGTTCACGGCCTGCCGGGTCAGCCGTTCGGCCGGGGCGAGGACCGCGACCGGGCGTAGCTCGGCCCAGGCGCGGGCGGCGGCCACGCCTTTCAGGCGGCGTGCGCCGTACTGGATCATGGAGTATCCGAGCCGGCTGAGTTCGCGGTCCAACTCCTCCATCAGGCCGACGGCGAGCGGGCCGTACGGGATGTCGGCCAGCGGAACCAGCACCAGCCCACTGTGTCCGGTCCGCAGCGTCCGGGCTCCGGCGTGCGGCACGTACCCGAGCCTGTCGGCGGCCTCTTGGACGCGCGCACGCGTCTCGTCGCTGATACGTGCGCCCTCGCGGTTGTTGAGGACGTACGACACCGTCGCCTGAGAGACCCCTGCATCGCGGGCGACGTCGAGACTTGTGGGTGGCTTGGCGGACATCGAATCCATTCTGGATCATCGCGAGTTCGTTAAGACCGGAGCCGTGCCCTTGTCGCCTCGCGAAACCGATGCTATCAAGTGCTTATACGTATAAGCGGCTCGGCGGGTAGTCGGGGTGAGCTACGGGGGCCTGCCTCTCGTCGGC
This genomic interval carries:
- a CDS encoding LacI family DNA-binding transcriptional regulator, encoding MSAKPPTSLDVARDAGVSQATVSYVLNNREGARISDETRARVQEAADRLGYVPHAGARTLRTGHSGLVLVPLADIPYGPLAVGLMEELDRELSRLGYSMIQYGARRLKGVAAARAWAELRPVAVLAPAERLTRQAVNVLHSAGIRAVIGIGAVGWSSEIVSTVTMDHEEIGATAAEHLLARGSRTLTAIIPTEDGLRDMGLLRAVGVQRVAAAHGVPYTQVDLAFSETATAARLDAWRAAGISGEGRTKHGVFAYNDDYAMLLMAVLADNGFAVPGNVAVVGCDDLPLAKLLRPRLTTVRLNVTDAPALLAQTLDEVVKEGVTRQPRLALWTHALVERDST